Proteins from one Cryptomeria japonica chromosome 4, Sugi_1.0, whole genome shotgun sequence genomic window:
- the LOC131875521 gene encoding uncharacterized protein LOC131875521, which produces MQTLCNLLDGVVQEVGVENVVQIITDNVAVYVSIGRMLMERHPLITWIPCAAHCLDLMLEDIGKIGWVKKVVEDARSVTKFIYNALMGKHTNGKDLVRPGVTRFASHFITLQSILSAIPHLKQMFVLDAWLGSAYSKRLEAEKIVSIVFDEGFNKSREELTAVTEPLVRVLRMVDGEGMPMGFIYEAMDRAKEAISHCYRGNTRKCKLLWCIIDRRWANQLHLPIHAFAYFLNPKFYFSDSFRVDE; this is translated from the exons atgcagactttgtgtaatctgttggatggtgtggttcaagaagttggagttgagaatgttgtccaaattatcacggacaacgTAGCTGTATATGTATCTAtaggtagaatgcttatggagaggcatccttTGATTACATGGATTCCTTGTGCGGCACATTGCTTAGACTTGatgctagaggacattgggaagattggatgggtgaagaaggtggttgaagatgcaagaagtgtcaccaaattcatctacaatgCTTTGATgggaaaacacacaaatggcaaggaccttgtgcgacctggagtgacacgatttgctagccacttcatcactttgcaaagcattcttagtgccattcctcatcttaagcagatgtttgtgttagatgcttggttggggtctgcatactccaaaagacttgaagcagagaagattgtgagcattgtttttgatgaagggttcaataaaagtagagaggagttgactgcg gtgacagaacctttggtaagagttcttcgtatggtggatggagagggcatgccaatgggtttcatttatgaggccatggatagggccaaagaggccatttcacattgctatcgtggaaatacaagaaaatgtaaaCTCCTTTGGtgcatcattgatcgtaggtgggCAAACCAACTGCACCTaccgatacatgccttcgcctactttttgaacccgaaattctacttctctgattcatttagggtTGATGAGTag